GCGTCAGCGGCGCGTCGGCCGGACCGCTCGACGCCAGCGGCGACACGGCGTGGCCGTTCCTGAGTCAGGCGCTTGGGATGTTCGCATTCTCGATTCCCGTGGCGTACCTCGGCGCGACCACCTCGCTCGGCTACTGGGGGTTGTACCTCTCGTTCGTCGCGGAGACGACGGTTCCGGCCGCGCTCAACTACTACCGCTTCTCGACCGGGAAGTGGAAAGTCGTCAGCCGGAAGTTCCGCCCGGGAACGGCGGTCGCAGACGACTGACGGAGCACCGCCATGGATGACCGAATCGGCCCGAACGTCCCGGACGCGCCTCGCGAGCGGCAGACGATACGGCTCACCGAAGAGAGACTGGCGTCGTTTCGCGAGTGGGCGGTAGACGGAACGGCGCTCACCGCGGCGGCGCGGGTGCGCGACGCTGACGGTCGCACCGCGTTCGTGAAGAACCGATGGTCCCGCGGATGGGTTCTCCCCGGTGGTGCGGTCGAATCCGGCGAGTCGCCGGTCGAAGCCGCCCGACGCGAGGTCCGCGAGGAGACGGGGCTGGACGCGACCATCGAGGGCGAGCTCGTCGTCGTCGAGCAGCGGTACACCACCGAGAGCGACGAAACGGCGTTCACCGCGCAGTACGTCGTGTACGCGGCCTCCGCCGACGGCGAGATTCCGGAGCCGGAGCAGTTGGGCGCGAAGTCCGACGAGATAACGGCGGCGCGGTGGTTCGAGGCGACACCGGAGCGCCTCCACGACGGCGACCTGCTCGATCCGTACCTGTAACGACTCGACGAGAGTCGGGCGTAGGAACTCGACGGGAGGTTTGACGAGGGAACGGGGCAAACGCTCGACCGAGTTCCCTGTCGAGAGCGTCCCTCGCGACGGTTGTTGAATTCGACTAACAGTGAGGACTCGGAAGGGTTATGTGTGCTGCCGGACTTCCTTCAAAGGTAATGGCGAAAGGTACGGTTGACTTTTTCAACGACACAGGCGGCTACGGATTCATCGAGACAGAAGATGCGGACGACGACGTGTTCTTCCACATGGAAGACGTCGGCGGCCCGGACCTCGAAGAGGGACAGGAAGTGGAGTTCGACATCGAGCAGGCCCCCAAGGGCCCGCGCGCGACGAACGTCACCCGACTGTAAGCGTCGTTCTTTTCAGAACGCCGACTACGATCACACATTTTTATTTGGGACTCCACCGGCGAGCGGCAGCGTCGCTCGTCCGTCGCCCCGGTTTCTCGCGTTCGTCACCCCGCCCCGCGCTCGTCACTTCGTCCTGCGGTGGTCACTTCACCTCGCGCTCGCCGACCGAGTCGCCGACGATTCGCCACTCGCCGTCGGGACACCGTCGCTGCTCGTCGTCGAGGCGCAGGCCTCGACGTCGGTTTCGACGGTCGATTCCGCGCCCGCCGCCCGCGACGCGCCCGCCTCTGTGAGCGTGTACACCTCCCCGCGCGGGTCGTCGCCGAGGTTGAGCAACCCCTGCTCGTAGAGGTCGTCCACCCGGTCGCCGATTCGGTCGTCCGTGATCGGTAGCTCGTCGGCGACGTCCTCCGGAAGCAGCTCCGACGCGTCGGTGCGGGCGAAGACGGCCAGAATCTCCTCGTCGCTCACGTTCGGTTCGCGGTCAGCGTCGGTAATACGGTCGGTGCGAAACGGAGTCAGTTGAAGCCTCGGCGGACCCGGGTCGCTGCCGCGGACGTTCGAGCCGACGCCGGGAGTTCGGGCTCCGGACTTTTTGGGCTCCGGCCCGTTCGTTCGGTATGAACGGCGGGGATGCCGATCAGTTGGCCCAGAGCGGACTCGTCTACGAACCGTATCAGTCCTCGCCGGTCAAGCGGTGGCTGCTCCTAGACGGCGACCGCGTGGTGCTGTCGGGGGTGCTGTCGGTCGCCGTCTGCGCGTCCGTGGCGGCGCTCTGCTGGGTGGGCGTCGTTCCCGTCGGAGACGCCGACGCCGTGTTGTCGCTCGTTGGCACGCTGGTCGGCGGGACGCTCCCCTTCATCACCATCGTGCTCGCCATCAACCAACTCGTCCTCTCTCAGGAACTGGGGTCGACCGACGACCTGCGGACGCGGCTGACCGCGATGCAGGAGTTCCGTCGGGAGGTCGAGTCACTCACCGGACGGAACGTCAGCCCCGCGGCGCCCGCGGACTTTCTCCGCGACCTCGTCGAGCAGAGTCGCTCGCGCGCGGCGACGCTCGAATCTGCAGTCGAAGGTTCAGACGACGACCTCCGGGAGACGGTCCATCAGTACGTCGAGACAGTCGAAAACGAGAGCGAGACAGTGTCGGAAGCACTCGAAGGGGCGGAGTTCGGCACGTTCGGGGCGCTCTCGGCGGTTCTCGGTCACTTCGACGGGCGGCACATGCACACGGCGCGCGTGCTTCGAGCGGACCACGGCGAGGCGTTCGGCGACGAGGCCGAGACGCTCGACGACCTCGTCGAACTGCTCGAACAGCTCGCCGTCGCCCGGCAGACGTTCAAGACTATCTACGTCCAGCACGAGCTCGCGACGCTCTCGCGGCTCCTGCTCTACGTCGGCTTTCCGACCCTGTTCGGCGGCGGCCTGCTCATGCTCTCGTACCGGTCGCTCCTGTCGACGACCGCCGGCAGCGGCCTCCCGTTCTGGCTCGTCGCAGGCGGTGTCACCCTCGTCTTCCTCCCGTTCGTCGTTCTCCTGACCCACACGCTCCGAATCGCGACGGTGGCGAGCCGCACGGCCGACTTCGGCCCGTTCGTGCCGCGAGCGACGGTAAAAGACGACCTCTGAGCGTTGTGCAACCGCGCGGCGCACCGGCGCACCGCTCTATTGGCGCATCGCATACCGGCACATCAGTTGAACCGGATGCCGGACACCGGAACCGAACGCGATTGGCTTTTGTCGCCGCCGCCCGAACGTCCGTGGACGACGAATGACGGACGACGAGCGGGTCGCCGAAACCGGCAACGCCGACACCGACGCCGAAACGGACCGCAGAGCGCACGCGGTGACGCTCCACCAGCCCACCCACCGCGAGGTGCTCTGGCAGACCGAAGAAGCGTTCGAGCGCGGCGACGTGATAACGCTGTTCGGCCGCTGCACCGTCGAGTACGACGGCCGTGCTGCCAGCACGCTCGGTCTCGGCAACCGACTCGTGATTCTCAAACCCGACGGCGCGGCGCTCGTCCACACCGACGAGAAGCGAACGCCGGTCAACTGGCAACCGCCGGGGTGCGAACACCACACGGCGGTCCGGGAGGGGAGGTTCCGGGTCCGGAGCGAGCGGACCACGCCCGCGGAGACGCTCGACGTGCGGTTCGAACAGGTCCACCAGTTCTCGTCGCTCTCTATCACCGGCGGCCGGGACCTCGATCTGCAGGGGAGCGAAGAGGACCTTCGCCAACACATCCTCGACGATCCGGACCTTGTCGAATCCGGCTTTCTTCCGCTGGCGACGGAGCGACAGACGAGCGCCGGCCCGGTCGACATCTACGGCGAGGACGACGACGGGGTGGCGGTCGCCGTGGAGTTGAAGCGGCGGCGGGTCGGCCCCTCGGCAGCCGGCCAACTCCAGCGGTACGTCGCCGCGCTGCGCGCGGAGTTCGGGGACGGGGCGAGGGTTCGTGGGATTCTGGTCGCACCGTCGGTCACCGACCGAGCAGCGGCGCTTCTGGAGGAGCACGGACTGGAGTTCGTCGCGCTCGACCCGACGACGGGACGCCCGCCGGACGCGAACGCGGACGAGGAGTAGGGGCGCCATCGGAGCGAGGGCGAGAGAGAAAGACAGAGCCAGAAGACGGCAAGACGTTACGCCGAGTCGCTCGCGAGTCGGCGGAAGTTCTCGAACACGCGCGTCGCGGTCACGTCGTCGAAGGTGCGTTCGGAGTCGGGCGAATCGGACCAGCCGAAGTCGCGGCGGACACGATCGCGGAGCGCCTCGGTGAACTCCGGGTGGAACTGCGTCGTCCACAGCGGCGCCTCGCGGTGCCGCGTCGCGACGAGTGGATAGTAGTCGGCGCTGGCTATCGGGTCCATCCCCGCCCCCGCGTCGACGACGACGTCGCCGTGGACCATCGGTACGGTTCCGTTTACGCCCGCGAACAGCGGGTCGTCCGCGAGCTCCAGCGAGACGAGTTTCGTGGTGAGTCCGCGGTGTTCGACGGTCCCGCCGAGCGCGTCGTTGACGAGTTGGTGGCCGAAACAGACGCCGAGCGTCGGGATTTTCTCGTCTACTAGTTCGCGGACCAGCGCGCGCTGGTCGTCCATCCACGGGTAGGCGTCCGACTCGTAGACGCCGGCGGTGCTGCCCGAGAGGACGACGCCGTCGACGGCCGACGCGTCGTCGACGCCGTCGAGTTCGTCGAACCCCGCGACGGTTCGCGGCCCGCCGTCGCGGGCGTAGTCGTGGACGACGACGTCTGGCAGGTAGCCGGCGAGTTCGTGAACGAAGTACTCCGCTTCCGGGTCCACTTCGTTCGCCAGAACGAGAATCATCGGTCGCAGTTTCGCGGCCGGGGCGATAACGGTACTGGCAAGGGCGTCGACGAGCGGGGACTGGAGATGACATCGGCGAGCGGGGGGTTTCGCGTCGTCCTCGGCGACGTACCGAGTGGGGTGAACCGACCGGAAAGAGCACCGCACGGAGAACGAACCGGACGAGGCACCCCCGTGCCAACGAGTCGCAGAACACGCGGAGAACGGCATCGAAGGCTTTATTCACGGCGTTGGCCTTGTTCAGCGCAAGTAACTATGGCAGACAAACCGGCCTCAATGTACCGGGAGATCTCCAAAGCGCCCTACACCCGGCGTGAGTACATCACGGGGATTCCCGGCTCGAAGATCGCACAGCACAACATGGGCAACCTGCAGACCGGTCCCGAAGACTACCCGGTCAAAATCAGCCTTCGCGTCGAGGAGGAGTGCCAGATTCGTCACGGATCGCTCGAATCGGCGCGCCTGTCGGCGAACCGCCTGCTGTTGAAGCACGTCGGCCAGCCGAACTACAAGATGGTGCTCCGCAAGTTCCCCCACCACGTCCTGCGCGAGAACAAGCAGGCGACCGGTGCGGGTGCGGACCGCGTCTCCGACGGGATGCGACAGGCGTTCGGGAAACCGGTCGGCACGGCCGCCCGCGTCCAGCGCAACGACGCCGTGTTCACCGCCTACTGCAACCCCGAGGACGCCGAGACGGTGAAGGACGCGTTCCGCCGCGCCTACAACAAAATGTCGCCGCCGTGCCGCATCGTCGTCGAAGAAGGCGAAGAGTTGCTCGTCGCCTGATTCGGTCCGACGCTCCGTCCGTCGACGACGGACACACACGCTTTTCCCCCATCCCGCCACATCCGTAGCGTATGCTCAGACTGGCGGTGACGACCGACGCCGAGACGTTCGAGCGGATGCGCGACCCGCTCTCCTCGCGCGGCGTCGACGTTCGACACCTCCGCGCGAAAGAACGGGCGATCCGACTCACAGCGTCCCCGACCGAGACGTTCGACATGGGCTTCGTCTACCCGACGCGACTGATGG
This genomic stretch from Haloprofundus salilacus harbors:
- a CDS encoding NUDIX hydrolase, with the translated sequence MDDRIGPNVPDAPRERQTIRLTEERLASFREWAVDGTALTAAARVRDADGRTAFVKNRWSRGWVLPGGAVESGESPVEAARREVREETGLDATIEGELVVVEQRYTTESDETAFTAQYVVYAASADGEIPEPEQLGAKSDEITAARWFEATPERLHDGDLLDPYL
- a CDS encoding cold-shock protein, whose product is MAKGTVDFFNDTGGYGFIETEDADDDVFFHMEDVGGPDLEEGQEVEFDIEQAPKGPRATNVTRL
- the nucS gene encoding endonuclease NucS, with the protein product MTDDERVAETGNADTDAETDRRAHAVTLHQPTHREVLWQTEEAFERGDVITLFGRCTVEYDGRAASTLGLGNRLVILKPDGAALVHTDEKRTPVNWQPPGCEHHTAVREGRFRVRSERTTPAETLDVRFEQVHQFSSLSITGGRDLDLQGSEEDLRQHILDDPDLVESGFLPLATERQTSAGPVDIYGEDDDGVAVAVELKRRRVGPSAAGQLQRYVAALRAEFGDGARVRGILVAPSVTDRAAALLEEHGLEFVALDPTTGRPPDANADEE
- a CDS encoding type 1 glutamine amidotransferase, with the protein product MILVLANEVDPEAEYFVHELAGYLPDVVVHDYARDGGPRTVAGFDELDGVDDASAVDGVVLSGSTAGVYESDAYPWMDDQRALVRELVDEKIPTLGVCFGHQLVNDALGGTVEHRGLTTKLVSLELADDPLFAGVNGTVPMVHGDVVVDAGAGMDPIASADYYPLVATRHREAPLWTTQFHPEFTEALRDRVRRDFGWSDSPDSERTFDDVTATRVFENFRRLASDSA
- a CDS encoding 50S ribosomal protein L16 translates to MADKPASMYREISKAPYTRREYITGIPGSKIAQHNMGNLQTGPEDYPVKISLRVEEECQIRHGSLESARLSANRLLLKHVGQPNYKMVLRKFPHHVLRENKQATGAGADRVSDGMRQAFGKPVGTAARVQRNDAVFTAYCNPEDAETVKDAFRRAYNKMSPPCRIVVEEGEELLVA